TTGATATTCCTTTGCGCTGCTTTCGACCAGCATGCCTTTTTATGCCTTACAAAGTGCTGTACATTTCATAATGCTTTATTCAATAAAGCCTTCATTTACCCCTTTACCCAATACTGCATACAGATATCCGtcgtttctttttttttgttcttctctcctgccTTGTGTTCTTTTACCCTATGTAACCCATTTGCATTCCTATTCCAACCTCAGATAAGATGGCAGACTTTCAGTTCAGTCACATAAACAGCTGGCACGAAGTTTTGCATAAGATTACTCTCTGTCCCCTAAAACAACATATTCCACATTTGAATCTATTCATTCTTGAAGTTGAGGGAAATTCCGTTGACACAGTGTCTGCCAATCAAATTAGCATCTGAATCTACCTGAAGATGTCCGAAAAGAACCAACCGTTCATCAACCGGGTTAGGAAAACCTTCCCCCTTGAAGACGTGACCTAAATGACCGCCACTTGATTACCAAACATGATCAGTGTCTGCAGAGGATAATCTAGGTGCAGCCAAGTTGTCTCACCAATTGGCGCATGTAATCTCCGTACGAGTCATCCCGAAATTCCTATCTTCATGACGGTTAACGGCACCTGGGATGGTATCGTAAAAGGCTGGCCATCCACATCCAGATTGGCTGTTGCAAAGGAATCAGCCCATGGAATCATGCATAAGATAATGAGCTCACAACTTGGTGTTCGATGTATACAAGGGGGCATCACATCCGGCACAGTCTATCGCACTATTATTAAGCATCCCTGACAGACTAACAAATACGCCCACAACTCACGGTAAACACCTTTGTCGTTGGAGTGATCGTAAGGGTGAGAGCCTGGCCTCTCAGTTCCCTTCTGTCTCAGAACTCGGAACTGATATACACCTATCAGCACCAAGGTTTTCGCCCTATGACTTCGCAACCCCCACTCACTACCCCCTTTACCGACCTGATTGTCTCCCCATTTAAAAGCTTATAAATCAACTTACTTGCTCCGGACTAAGAATTGCACGCCATTCGTCGTCGGATTTCTGGACCTTGGCAGGTTGAGACATGTTGGCGGAGGCGGATGAGCTGAAAAATGCGAATGGAAGACTGAAGCTTATGGAACGAGCTGCGCTTGTGACTGAAGAGGTGGGGAAGTGAGTACGGGCTGTGTGGATTGTTGAGCGGAAGAGTGTGGGTGAGATGAAAGGCATGAATATAGCCAGGAGCAAAACTAATTTAAATAGAGTTGATATACGAAACATGGAGCGAATTTGAATCCCTGTCAGCCACGCAGTAATCGATGGCCGGGTGGTGGCAaagagaggtggaggcagcCGATGACGGAAGAGCGTGGGTGGAGCTTGGCGGCCCTGGCCGTTCAATaagattgatgatgatcaatcttcttcttattACATTTATTACTTCTAGAAGATCGAGACTCGAAGATCAGATAGAGAAGATCGTCCTCGCGTAAAAATTGTTAGTGTAGCTCGTCGTTGTATACATACATATTTGATGTCCGTTGTTTTTGAAGTAGCTATTCAACGATCTCATTACCGTCAGAGACTACTAATGGTCATTTCAACTCAGCGAATCCGAACACATGCAACTTTATGTGAGTTTGTGTCGGGCTGTGGCCTCGTGAATCGTGGTATTGCTTGCTACCATCCATTGATAAACAAGGGTAAGAGGTTCGCTAATAGTCAGCCTCGTGATGGACCCTATCTTTGTGTCTTTAAACGCGAAGCTGGTCAGGAAGCCTATTATACCGTGGTTGAGGCTCCTGAGGTACGTTTCACCATGACTCTACTAGACTGCCTTACTCTCTGCTGATGGTAAATATTATTATGCAGGCAGAGGGACCCAGCTTCAATGGCTTTTTCGAATTCGGCTGCTATTTATTATGGCATTCAGCGTCATGAGATCCAGTCGGCCGCATGATCGCAAATGCATCGGCTTCCCGAGGAATTATTGCCTTTCTGCTAGATTTATCACGTGCCGTTGAATTTCTCGGCGGTGAAGCTCACCAGCTCAAAGTTTGCCGGAAGCCATCTCGTGCCCCTCGTGTAGGCTGACTTCGTGCCTCGTCGGAGACgagccaatgtccgtcgaggggctTGCGTTGAGCCTACCCCTCGGCTCCATCGCTGCCGCATAGTACTGGTACATGCGACAAATTGGCAAGTTCTACTATTGGATGACAGGATTCACGTGTAACAtgtcattcttctccatgGTGGCTATGTTTTCTACCTGGGGACCTGACGCTCCAAACTGGTTACCATGGGTGGctgttcctccttctggatTCAGCTTGGCGGAAGTGTTGACGAGCACATTGATTGCTCTGATTGGGAGTGTTGACAAGGCAAATATTGCTTGCAGGACTGGAAATGAGCATGATTGAGAATCAGAATGTCTCAACGCAATGGCTGATGTCGGTCTTACAGTCTTATATCTCTTCGGACTACCGGATAAGTGATGACATATTTATGCAGCAGCTGCATGGCGGAACCCAACGTCACCGCTCACCATATGTTACATTCAGATTCTCGGCGTCGCCCTAATGCTGCTTTGATGCAATCGGTGCTCCAGAAGAAGCTATCCGCTGGAATTAGCGGGCTAAGGTCAGAGGATATTATCACCAGCCGACAGTTAGCCGTTAGACATAGCTGATGGCTGTTTGTACACAGATAATTAGACGCATTCGTCACTCTACGTACATCCTCAAGAATCTCCCTTCCGCCTGACATCAAAACAACTTTAGCTATCAGCGCATATCAAGTTCCGTATAATTCATCTTTATCCTGCTGTGGCTGCACATGTTTACACTCGATGTTTGGACGACGTCTGGCCGAACCGGCAGTTGGTTTGCACTTCCGATAAGGTTATGCTGTTCAAATATTGAGGCAGTCTGGCAGCAATCGGTCTGGTGCGGGCACTGAAGGGACAGATTAGGCGAATTTAGGTAAGAAATAGATGGCGAATAAACAAAGTTATGAATAGCTCGCTAACGTA
This window of the Cryptococcus neoformans var. neoformans B-3501A chromosome 2, whole genome shotgun sequence genome carries:
- a CDS encoding hypothetical protein (Match to ESTs gb|CF186942.1|CF186942, gb|CF186943.1|CF186943; HMMPfam hit to SelR, SelR domain, score: 273.7, E(): 3e-79); translation: MSQPAKVQKSDDEWRAILSPEQFRVLRQKGTERPGSHPYDHSNDKGVYHCAGCDAPLYTSNTKFQSGCGWPAFYDTIPGAVNRHEDRNFGMTRTEITCANCGGHLGHVFKGEGFPNPVDERHCVNGISLNFKNE